DNA from Tripterygium wilfordii isolate XIE 37 chromosome 15, ASM1340144v1, whole genome shotgun sequence:
CAGCATTGTTTTAAAGGCTTCTTAGGTGGAGAATCACTGTATCAGAATAATCTTTACAATAAAACTAAACGAAACAAAAAGTGTAAAGATAGTCGAATcaaagaagattaaaaaaaaagtgaatggaAGGATCTTTTTTTGGTAACAGAAAATAATGCCATacaaacttttcttttttgtatattCGATATGGGTCAAAACTCGAGTTGTTAGGCCCACACGTAAACATACGTTGTCCACCTCAAGACAGAGTAAGTTGGATCAAAGTTCAGTGCGTAATaagaatcgaactcatgacctccCGAGTTGATATGGTTTGGCCGGAAGAATTTGTTTCTAATGCAAAAAGGATAATTTCAatgaatggatttttttttttgattgcaaAAGAAATCTCATGATTCTGTAATGGTTTGCCTAACAAGCTATGCTTTCTTATAAAGATCCATTAATAGGAGAAGTGTGCAATTAGGTCTCCTAGCTACCATGTGGTGCATAGAGTTCAAGGATTTCATTTGtttatcaatcaaacaaatagtAATATTTTATAGTCTTTAAATTAAACTTGAGTTGTAAGTTTATTAGGATAAGATGTAGTAGTTACTTACTTACTTGAGCAATCATATCATTGAAACTTTCAAGAACCATTCTGGAACAAGAGGCTGGCTAGGCCACATGAATTTCACACAATCTCAATCTCCTGTTGTTTAGCCTTTTAATTAGCATCCATGGAAATGTAAGCTgtaagcagcagcagcagcagccaaAGTCCAAGACATCAAGAATTAAAGGtggatgatatttttttgttgttgttgttgttgagtgAGATGGACCCCAAAAGTGCAAAGGCTGTCAGGCATGTGGGTGAGAGAATGAGTGAGGCATGAATAATTGAGAATCtgaagaatgaatgaatgaatgagaacAGAAAACCTAGCGTGCAAGCAAGGATGCATCATAATATTCCTTCTGTCTATGCTCTTGTTAAAAGTAGACCATCGTGATTCTTGTGGCCTAATCCAAACATCTTTGCATATATTGCAGCAAGAGCAAACATTACTTGACAATCGAAGTTGATAGACAAAAGATATGAGCCTAAGTTCAAAAGATAGGactctagctagctagctagcttggCTCAAGCTTCAGGGTTCAATAGCTGTGTTCAGTCAGGATCCAGAAAAGAAAATGTGTGTTCCATGGGGTCCAATACCCGCATGCTAGTCCCAACCCCACTTCCATAAAAAGCCCAGCACATGCAGAGGACATCAAATTATTGACTCACtaacacaacaaaaatcatatcaCCTCATCTACTCACACTGATGGTACGCATGCTCATACCCTGTCTATTCGAAAGCCATACTCAAGCAGGACAAATTTGCCTACTCATGACTTAGAGCCTGTTTGGTACAACTTATATATATTGTGGAGCTTCTTATAATAAGCTCGCGGGGAGATGCTGTTTGTTCCATAGGTTCCACAACCCTCTTTAATTATTTCGACAATCATTCAAAAACATGTACCATAGATGAGGATTGATGGGCAAATTATTCCATTCGAGCATGCTTTTTTTGTAAGGTTAGTGTATTTGTCATAGGAAAGAAAGATTATGTTCGGCTAAATATTGATGACAATCTGTCTCCTTTCCTTTTGACCCAAGCAAAAGTGATCTTGTTACATTTATAGATCGAGTGCATTGAATTATATGCTATCCTGTCTGTTTCTAATCTGATTCTTTGCAATCTGATGAACAAACCGCGCGATGATATAAAATTCTGTTGCAGTAGAACACCGAGTTCATATTAGAGGAATAAATTACGTCTTTAAAGTTCTTCCAGCGGCATGCTGCTATGAATAAAATTGCTGATTACCTCCCCTCTTTGCTGCCTCTCAGCCACCACTTGCGACAAGAACTGGAGCCACAgtccatatataatatatattaagagCGGGGAAGACGTACGTACAAGTTCCAGCACCATGTGACCAAACGCGACTTGATgatataaacaaacaaacttcAAGGCTGATACTTCATCAGTCATATCCTGGGAAAACATCCATGTAGTAATGAGCTCGGAATAAACGGAGGAAGGCAAGAAAAATCTATTTGAAGGATTGATAAGTTATAGACCTGGTTAGAACTAATGGAGTTGCAGCTGTACTTCTTTTCCATCGAAGAATGAATACGGCCACTTCGTCTGAGAGTTTCTTTGCTTCTCTGTAGggctttattttgttttgagatGAAGACTTCAAAACCCCAAAATAAAGGCATCGTCCACACAGCAACATCAATAAGCCCATTAGAGATAAGAGCTTAGAGATGAAAAATCATCTGAAATTTACAGCTTATAGGCAGCACATCAAGTCGGAGATGTGCCAGTATTGTTGGAAACTGCAGTCACTGTATTGTAGAAGTTTTGTGCGTCAACACCTCCAATACAGATAAGAGCTTCATTTTCAACTTCAAAGCCCGGAAGAAAGTCATCTCTGAAGCAAGCAATGGCTGAAATTCATACCTATAAATCCATTTGTCTTATTAACTGAAGTAAGCAATTGTAAATCTGCTCAGATTGGGAGTGTGACAAAATACAAATCTATGCCCAGAAGCAGACCAAGATGCTTACAGGCAGTATTTATGGAGTTTATTGGTAAATTGAATGCCTCGCTCAACTGCAATGCTTTTATTAGGGGTAATGCGAAATTTGGTCGCTGAAAGAGTTGACCATGTTCAACTCGATCACCAAATGTTAACGTTCCAACTAGAGAactaaagttgaaaattgttccaatATGCAAACTCAAACAGATTTTCAACTGTTCGAACAATCAAATTGCTAATATGACATGAAAAATCAATATAAGGAAGCTCAGTCCCAACAAAAgcatatattcaacaataaaTTGAGAAGAGGTAAATCCACAATCGAGGATAAACCGAAATTCAATTATGTGGAATAGCAACATGTGCCCAAGAAAAGATGATACAATAATGTTCAGGAGATATAATCACTCCAAATTTAACTGCTCAAAGAATTACCCTGAATAACCTTATTAGAAATAAACCCAAAACTTTTCATCACTATCTATAGATATATGAAGTGGAAACAAACATATGCGGATTCTGATCAGGCTCCACCAGAACCATACTTCTTCCCGAACACGATCAACTGAAGCTTGTCATAGCCCGCAAGCACACCAGCACTGGCTACTGCACGGAGGATGTTTGCACCAGCACCCTTGAAGAGGGACTTGGCACCCTCATTCTTAACAATCTGAGAGAATGCATCAAATGAGCTTTTGTACTTCACAGCTTCACCTGATGTCATCATCAATCTTCTACGAACAGTATCAAGAGGGTATGAAGCAACACCAGCACCGTTGGTGATAACCCAACCAAGAGCAAAGCTAGCAAAGAAGCTATCCTGTAACCATCCAAACAATTGGTTTAAGAGACAAAACAGAAATCCTTCAAATAACATAAGGTGAGGAACACATCAAATGCCATAGTACAGATAGTGTGATGCACTGGAATCCACTAACCTGCAACTTTCCGGTCAAAACAACTGGCTTTAAGGAATCGTACATCCCAAAGTATAGGCCACGGTACACTATGATGCCTACAAGGGAAACATTAAATCCACGGTAAAGCCCAGCAATACCATCGGACTTGAGAGTCTTCCTATAGACATCAACCAAGCCATTAAATTGCCTCTCTCCTCCCTTCTTTGCAGCCTTGGCATCATTTGCAAGACGTGTTCGGGCATAATCCAAGGAGTAGACAAATAATAGGGAAGAAGCACCAGCAGCACCACCGGAAGCCAAGTTACCAGCAAACCACTTCCAGTAACCATCACGGTCCTTCTTGAAATTGAACAGCCTCTTAAAGTAATCCTTGAATGCAAAGTTCAAGGCCTGGGAAGGAGATGAGTGGCTAATGAGCTAGGCACGAAGCTAGAAAATAAAACGAAAACAGGGTGATGATCTATATCCTAGAAGAAAAACGAACCTGAGTGGGGAAATAACGGATGACATTGACAGTGTTTCCCCTCCACAATGATACAAACCCCTCCTCTTTAATGGTTCGGCCAAAGCAATCTCCAATCCCTTTGTAAGGTTCAGACAAACGTCCAGTCTTGATCATCTCATCCTGATTTTGGATCAAGAGCTTTACACGCTCTATTGGAGCTGCAGCGGTTTTGGACACAGCAGCAGAAACTCCACCCATGAGAAAATCAATAGCAAAGCCGGCAAAGCCTTTCTCTGCTGGGGCGTGGACAAAAACAGGTGAGGCAGTTGAAGCAACCAATGACAGATCAGGGGTGGCTTGACATGCCTGTCTCATGGGATACTGCAATCCCGCATTTGTGTAATTTGCATATGCAAAATGCCTCTGATGCAAAGCAGGCCTTTGAAAGGACCCATGGCGGTTCTGAAAATCTTGGGAAAGACTAGAACCAAGCTGGAGCTGACCAGCCACCTTTTGAACAATGGATGGATGCTGGTGCTTATCAGCCATCAGGATTTACAAACAGAAAACCCTGCAGGCCATACCAATATTTTTATTGTAAGAATGCCAAAGTCACCAGAACTTCACGCACAGAACACTAGCATCGCTCATTAGATCTCTTTTCTTGAACCCATTATATTTATTCAATTGCATGAGTAAGGGACATAGAGATGGTGAAACATAGATACAGTATTTTGAGTGCAGGCCAACATTATGCGAATATGCAACTACCCTTAAAGCTAACAGTTTCTTTCCCTGAATCAAGATGTCAAAGTAAGGCCTTAGCATAGCAATACTTCCACCAGGTTGAAATCAAAGCAAAAACTGACTTGGACAACCAGTAAAAGAGAAGAAACTATGGGAATAGAAAAGCGTAGCAATTTAATCAGTACTTATTTTCCTGCAAGGGAACATGAATAAGCAGACATCAATTGATAGTTTTGAGGAACAAAAGATGCTCCAATTACAGAAACAAAAGCTAATAAACAATCGATTGATGAGTATCAATAAAGAAAGTGGACCAGGTTGAAATAAACAGTATATTAAGAAGGGAAATTAACAATTCAAGTGTAAGATCTGTCCCAGACTCTATTAACCAGCCAAGTCGACCTGGCCGACAGATCAAAAGATcttaattataatttaaatcAATCGTGGCAATCCCCACCACCAATTTGCTGCCCAACCACAAAACAAGAGCAGAAGATGCTGAGGATGAGAACACCACAGTAAAATCAATAAAACAATTTCCAAATTGCTCCAACAAGAACATGGATGAAAAATTGGGCATAGCACCCTCATGCCTGCCCATAAACGATGCCCGCACTGACATAATGAAAGGAGAAACTCTTATGTGCCTTTGCAAAGCAATCACAATGGGCTCAAACCTAAAAAATTTTCCCCTTTTAAGGATCACAACTCTTCTGTACTTTCTTTTAGGATATTGAATAAAGCAATTCACCAAATTTATGATGAAATGCGATTTCATttccaaaggaaaaaagaaaatgattgcAGTTTCACCACATGAGCCAACCATAACCACACATATACGTATTGCTACACAAACATACCAGTAAAAGCAAAAAAGAGCATAAGCACAgtacaataaaccaaacaaacgaACCAGGATCTCAGTAATAAACAGGAAAAGAAGATGTAGATCAAACTAACCTTTTGAATAAAGAgttgaaagaataaaaaaaaaaacaaaaaggatctCAAAAAGAGAAGTATGTGAGGGAGACCTGAAATGGGTTTATAAGAAATGCAAGAAGAGTTCAAAGCAAAAAACTTGTTCAAAACCCGAATTAATAGCGACCCAGAAACACACATCACCAAAAGACCTACCGAACAAATAtagacataaataaataaataaaagtagaATTTTTTGTTAGAGATGGAAAGAGAGAGTACCCTTTTTCGCTTGTGAATGGCGGGGATGAAATGGAGGACAAAGCTAGGACAAGGCTTTTCGAGTTCCGAGTCTCCACCACCAAATGCGAATAAAATAAAGATGCAGTCTTTGCGTCAAAATTTGAACTTCTGAATTTTCTATGTTTGTGGCTGTGGAGAATTTTCCTGTATGGAATGGAATATGGCGCACAGAAACTTCCATCAGTTCATGTGAAATAGA
Protein-coding regions in this window:
- the LOC120016914 gene encoding ADP,ATP carrier protein, mitochondrial-like, producing MADKHQHPSIVQKVAGQLQLGSSLSQDFQNRHGSFQRPALHQRHFAYANYTNAGLQYPMRQACQATPDLSLVASTASPVFVHAPAEKGFAGFAIDFLMGGVSAAVSKTAAAPIERVKLLIQNQDEMIKTGRLSEPYKGIGDCFGRTIKEEGFVSLWRGNTVNVIRYFPTQALNFAFKDYFKRLFNFKKDRDGYWKWFAGNLASGGAAGASSLLFVYSLDYARTRLANDAKAAKKGGERQFNGLVDVYRKTLKSDGIAGLYRGFNVSLVGIIVYRGLYFGMYDSLKPVVLTGKLQDSFFASFALGWVITNGAGVASYPLDTVRRRLMMTSGEAVKYKSSFDAFSQIVKNEGAKSLFKGAGANILRAVASAGVLAGYDKLQLIVFGKKYGSGGA